In the Candidatus Cloacimonadota bacterium genome, GTTTGGTATGAAAATGGTCAGATCAAGTATGAAGCAAATTATAAAGATAACAAGTTGAATGGTTTAAAGACCGAGTGGTTTGAAAATGGTCAGAAAAAATCGGAAGCAAATTTTAAGGATGATTACTTGGATGGAATGAAAACTATCTGGTATGAAAATGGTAAAGTTAAGTATAAAGGGAAATATAAAGATGGTCGGATCATTAAAACGATTGTGAGCAGTAAATGATTGAAACTTAAAAAAGTTACAAAATTTTTTAAAAATTTGTGAAGTTTTGAAATTGGAAAAATGGATGGAAAGAATTTATTCATTTTTAACGCAGGAGCATTGGAACGAGTAAAATGAAACTTGCCAAATTTTAAAATTTGGCAAGTTTTTGAAAAAGTTTTAAAAAATTGTATGAAAAAAATGTTAAAGAAAATTGGTGATTTCTACAAAAAAATAGCAAGCGATAGGCATACATCCCGGATCATAAAGTATGCTCTGATCATCTTTTTTGTGATCATTGCGGGAGCAGTTGGCATTCTACTTTTTGAATACGGCAATGAACAGGGAAATATCAAGAATCCATTTGATGCGATCTGGTGGGCGCTGGTAACGATCACGACTGTTGGTTATGGAGATATGGTTCCAATCACATTCTGGGGAAGGATCATCGGCATCATTTTTATCCTGATGGGATTTATCATATTTTCCATTTTTACGGCTTTTATTGCCAGCAGTTTCATCGATCAAAAGATCAAGGAAGGTAGAGGAATGAGTAATATCAAAGAAAAACAACATATTCTGATCTGCGGCTGGAACAGTAGTGTTCTGAAAATTCTCGATTTCCTGAAAAAAGTCGATCTCAGGGAAAAAAATCCGATCGTTCTTTTGAATGAACTCGACGAAGGAAGGATTTCCACGATCATTAACCATTATCCTCAACTCGAGATAAAATATATTTGTGGAGATTACACAAATCAGGATATTCTGATCAAAGCGAATGCCAAAGAAGCAAAACATATCATTCTTCTTTGTGATGAAAGTAAGGCAAACACTATTCCTTCCGATGAAAGAACGATCATTGCTTCCCATAATATAAATTTCCTTAAAATAAAAGGAAAGGTCAGTTTACAGCTTAAAGATCAGAAATATGCTCAAAATATCAGGAACAGAGATATCCAGAATGTAGTTATTTTCGATGAACTCGGAGGTACGATGCTGGCAACTTCGACCTTAAATCCTGTTATTCCTGAATTTATTCAGGAAGCTCTCAATTTCAAAGATGGCAAAGGTTTTTCTCAAGTGAATATCCCCCGCGAATTCGTCAGCAAAACTTTCCTGGAATTGTTCTCTTATTTCAAAGAAAAGAAAGAAATGATCCTGCTGGGAATAGTTTCCGTGCAAGCAGAATTCTCTATCGATAATATTCTTTCAGATGACACAACGGAGATCGATCAATTCATCAAAAAACAGTTTGAACTTTCCAAAAAGAAATTGAAACTCGAAGAGACAAAAAGTCTGATTAAAATCAAACCGGAAAATTCTTATGTGATCCAGGAAACAGATCAAGCGATCGTTATTTGAGGTGATTATGGATCTGCAATTTCTAAAAAAAGTACCGTTATTTAAAAACCTGACCAAAGAAGAATTGAAAATCCTTGAAAACTATCTCAAACAAAGAAGATTTAAACAGGGAGATTGCATCATCAAGGAAAATGAAGTCAGTCAAAACCTTTTCATCTTACATGAAGGAAAAGTAAAAATTACCAAAAAAATGACGATGATCGACAGGGAAGAAGAAGAAAAGGACAAGACTTTTATCGTGCTCGATTCCAAGAATTATAGTTTTTTTGGTGAAATCGGTTTTTTGGGAAAAGTTCAGAAAAGGACAGCAACTGCAATAGCAAAGACTGATTGCGAATTTTATACGATCGACAGAAATGATTTTCTGAAAATTTGTGAAAAAAATCCTGCTATTGGATATAAGGTTTTGATGGAAATTGCCTGCAATCTTTCCATTTACCTTGAAAAAGCCGATTCCGATATTTTGAAATTGACGACTGCTTTGATCTTTGCTTTGAGTTAATTGCTCGCGGATTTTGACGGATTTGATAGATCAGATTAGCCACGAAAATGAACAAAATTATTTAAACTTGCCAAATTTTTTAAAATTTGGCAAGTTTAAACAAAGTGGAGGGAAAAATGAAAAACCTATTTTTATTCATTTTGGTTTTATTCGTAACTAACTTGTTATTTGCCGATCTAACAGACGGATTGATCGGATATTATCCATTTAATGGAAATGCAAATGATGAAAGCGGAAATGGAAATGATTTAACAGTTCACGGAGCTACTTTAACCTATGACCGGCTTGGAAATGAAAATGCTTCTTTTAATTTTGATGGGATCAATGATTATTTAGAAAGGTTTTATGATCCTGATTTTACTCCCGGAAATGATAATTGGACTGTTTCAGCTTGGGTAAAAGCAGATAGTTCCGGTCGAATAGTTTCCTGGTATAGATGTGGTGCAGATCCGGGTTGCAATAGTACGGATTCTGCTCTTTACGGACTGTCTATTAATAATGGAAATAACGCAGCTTGGAGTGTACGAGACGACATAGCCAATGATATCACCCTACAAAGTGAAATACAAATAAACAAATGGTATTTGATTACTGGAATTTTTGAGAATGACAATGATATTATCACTTTATACATTGATGGCTCGCTAAACACAACAGATTATTCCATTATGACTTCATTAACTGACGGAGGTACCAATATTCCTTTTGAAATCGGAAGAGTCTATAGAACCGGTTGGGGAGAACCGGGTGAGTATTTTTTTGGAAAGATTGATGATATCAGAGTTTATAATCGTGCTTTGTCTGATGATGAGATTCAGGAAATATATCATCAAGGAAATTGGATGAACTCTCCTGAAAATATGACTATTTTTATTTATAATAATCTTGTTGAACTTAACTGGGATTCGGTTATTGGTGCAACTTCCTATAATGTTTACAGTTCTGAAGATCCTTATGGGACATTCACTCTTGAACCAACAGGAACTGGAATCATGGAAACGGATTGGAGCGAAGATATTTCAGAAAATGTGAAGTATTATCAAGTTAAGGCTATCAATTAGTCTGAAGCTTGCCAAATTTTAAAAAATTTGGCAAGTTTATAGAAAGGAGATTATCTTGAAAAAAATATCATTGATGATGCTTATCATTTTTCTTTTAACAGGTTGTGCTTCTCATGTAAAATTCATTCAAACAGATGAATCGTATGTTCCGCAGGAAAAACCGAAAGATGCTCAAATTATCTTTAAACATGAAGAGCTAAATCAACCTCACAAAGTTATTGGAGTGATTGCTGCGGAATTAGGAAAACAGGCTCGTAGACCGGAATTAGATGCTTTGATCAAGAAAAAAGCATTGGAGATCGGTGCTGATGGTGTGATGCTTGTTAAATATGATGTCGATCGGGAAGTTTATCTGGAAACACACCATAAGATTGTTGGTCATGGATCCTGGAAAACTCATGTTATAGGAACTCATCCTCATGTTGCAGTTAGAAAGACCGCAACTGCAATCGCTTTTAAATTAAAGAGATAGGAAGCACAAAATAAATAAAATTACTATTAAAACACTAATTTCAATTTTGGTAATCGTTCCTCTTGGATTTCTCTCGAATATTTATCAAGGTCCTTTTTCAGACTGGCTCAATGATAGTTTTGGGGGATTACTTTACGAGATTTTCTGGTGTCTGATAATTTTCCTATTTTTTCCCAAAACCAAACCCTTTAAAATCGCTTTGATCGTTTTTATCTCAACTTGCTGTTTAGAATTTCTCCAGTTATGGCATCCTTCTTTTCTGGAAGTTATCAGGAAGGATTATATCGGCAGAATAATTTTGGGAAATTCCTTCAATATAACAGATTTTCCTTATTATTTATTTGGCTCATTAAGTGGCTGGTTCTGGATTTTGAAACTCAAAGAATAAAGTGTTTTTTTTTGTTATTCCGAGATTCTTCGTAAGAAAAGCAGGGATCCCGAAAGCCTTCGGGAAAATGACAATGAAAGGTAGATTATGAAACCACAAATTTTTGCATTAATAACCGCAATTGCCTGGGGAGTTGGCGGATATTTCGAGAAAAAAGGATTACATCAAGGTTATCTCTCTCCGCAGATGGGTATTACGATCAGGACTTTTATCGCTCTGATAATTCTCGGATTTGCCAGTTTTCCGCAGTGGAAAAATCTTCTGAAAACAGAGACAAAAGCACTTTTATATATCATTGTTGGCGGAGGAATAATTGCCGGAGCAATTGGCATGTTATGTTTTTATAAAGCGATAAAAGGTGCTCCTCTGGGAAAAGTTATGCCGATCGCTTTTACTTCTCCTCTTTTTGGAGTAATTATGGGAATTTTATACGGAAGTGAGACTATAACTCCTAAAACTCTGATTGGAGCATTACTTTCTGTTTCCGGAATCATTATTTTAACGGTGTAGTTCAGAACTTGTTCTGAATCCTTTTAAAATAGAAATTGAACGGATTTTTTGAAAGCAGAAAAAGTTTGCTCTACAAAAAAATAGCACTCCTCAATTAAGACTGCTAAAAAATCTTTGACAAGAAAACAATCGAATTTATTTTATCTCCAAAAAAAAGAAAGGCTCTCGAATGATACGGATTTGTGTTGAAAATGGATGGATAATCGGATTTAATTTTATCCGGTGAATCCTGTTATCCTGTCAAATTCAACTTGTGCAAATTCGTGTTAATTCGTGGCTAAAAATCCTCCTTTGCTAAAGCTTCGGAGGATAAAGGAGAAAAAAAATGACAGATAAAAAAACCGGAAAACTATCCATTCATACAGAGAATATTTTCCCGATCATCAAAAAATGGCTTTATTCCGAGCATGATATTTTCCTGCGGGAATTAATCTCAAATGCGATCGATGCGATGAACAAAAGGAAAGCAATCGATCCGGAAGTGAAGTCAGAAGATTTGAAGATCGAAATCAAAACCAATAAAAAGAAGAAAACACTGGAAGTCATCGATTATGGGATCGGAATGAATGCTACGGAGATCAAAAAATACATCAACCAGATCGCTTTT is a window encoding:
- a CDS encoding LamG domain-containing protein encodes the protein MKNLFLFILVLFVTNLLFADLTDGLIGYYPFNGNANDESGNGNDLTVHGATLTYDRLGNENASFNFDGINDYLERFYDPDFTPGNDNWTVSAWVKADSSGRIVSWYRCGADPGCNSTDSALYGLSINNGNNAAWSVRDDIANDITLQSEIQINKWYLITGIFENDNDIITLYIDGSLNTTDYSIMTSLTDGGTNIPFEIGRVYRTGWGEPGEYFFGKIDDIRVYNRALSDDEIQEIYHQGNWMNSPENMTIFIYNNLVELNWDSVIGATSYNVYSSEDPYGTFTLEPTGTGIMETDWSEDISENVKYYQVKAIN
- a CDS encoding potassium channel protein; amino-acid sequence: MKKMLKKIGDFYKKIASDRHTSRIIKYALIIFFVIIAGAVGILLFEYGNEQGNIKNPFDAIWWALVTITTVGYGDMVPITFWGRIIGIIFILMGFIIFSIFTAFIASSFIDQKIKEGRGMSNIKEKQHILICGWNSSVLKILDFLKKVDLREKNPIVLLNELDEGRISTIINHYPQLEIKYICGDYTNQDILIKANAKEAKHIILLCDESKANTIPSDERTIIASHNINFLKIKGKVSLQLKDQKYAQNIRNRDIQNVVIFDELGGTMLATSTLNPVIPEFIQEALNFKDGKGFSQVNIPREFVSKTFLELFSYFKEKKEMILLGIVSVQAEFSIDNILSDDTTEIDQFIKKQFELSKKKLKLEETKSLIKIKPENSYVIQETDQAIVI
- a CDS encoding cyclic nucleotide-binding domain-containing protein, which translates into the protein MDLQFLKKVPLFKNLTKEELKILENYLKQRRFKQGDCIIKENEVSQNLFILHEGKVKITKKMTMIDREEEEKDKTFIVLDSKNYSFFGEIGFLGKVQKRTATAIAKTDCEFYTIDRNDFLKICEKNPAIGYKVLMEIACNLSIYLEKADSDILKLTTALIFALS
- a CDS encoding DUF2809 domain-containing protein; this encodes MTIKTLISILVIVPLGFLSNIYQGPFSDWLNDSFGGLLYEIFWCLIIFLFFPKTKPFKIALIVFISTCCLEFLQLWHPSFLEVIRKDYIGRIILGNSFNITDFPYYLFGSLSGWFWILKLKE